One genomic region from Manis pentadactyla isolate mManPen7 chromosome 12, mManPen7.hap1, whole genome shotgun sequence encodes:
- the IER2 gene encoding immediate early response gene 2 protein, with the protein MEVQKEAQRIMTLSVWKMYHSRMQRGGLRLHRSLQLSLVMRSARELYLSAKVEAHEPEVPLPPARSADPRLHPPREAEAEAKVAPPDGEQPSLEPMDTQEVSRAQETHTRYAPRAAKISRKRRSSSLSDGGDIGLTPSKKARLEEEDQEGASSEVSDRLQPPLAQAEGAFPNLARVLQRRFSGLLNCSPAAPTTAPPACEAKPACRSADSMLNVLVRAVVAF; encoded by the coding sequence ATGGAGGTGCAGAAGGAAGCGCAACGTATCATGACCCTGTCGGTGTGGAAGATGTACCATTCGCGCATGCAGCGCGGTGGCCTGCGGCTGCACCGGAGTCTGCAGCTGTCGCTAGTCATGCGCAGCGCCCGGGAGCTCTACCTCTCGGCCAAGGTGGAGGCCCACGAGCCCGAGGTCCCATTGCCGCCTGCCCGCTCCGCTGACCCTCGCCTGCACCCGCCGCGGGAAGCGGAAGCAGAGGCCAAGGTAGCGCCCCCCGACGGTGAGCAGCCCTCTCTGGAGCCCATGGACACGCAGGAAGTGTCCCGAGCCCAGGAGACCCATACCCGCTATGCCCCGCGCGCCGCCAAAATCAGCCGCAAGCGGCGAAGCAGCAGCCTGAGCGACGGCGGGGATATAGGACTGACCCCGAGCAAGAAAGCCCGCCTAGAAGAAGAAGACCAAGAAGGtgcttcttcggaggtctctgaTCGCCTGCAGCCCCCTCTGGCGCAAGCTGAGGGCGCCTTCCCCAACCTGGCGCGCGTCTTACAGAGGCGCTTCTCCGGCCTCCTGAACTGCAGCCCCGCTGCTCCCACGACGGCGCCGCCGGCGTGCGAGGCAAAGCCGGCCTGCCGCTCCGCGGACAGCATGTTGAATGTGCTCGTGCGGGCCGTGGTGGCCTTCTGA